The following proteins are co-located in the Polymorphospora rubra genome:
- a CDS encoding amidohydrolase family protein, giving the protein MTAWHVHGVVLPDDEVRDLWLVGDRVTYEPVAGATTIADGGFVLPGLVDAHCHIGIAPGGAPIRSLDQARELAAVDRDAGVLAIRDAGSPYPYPELDDEPGLPRLARAGRHVAPPRRYLRDIGVEVAAADVPATVTAQARAGNGWVKLVGDWIERDAGDLAPAWDAATLAAAVDAAHAAGARIAVHTFSESAVEIMVRAGVDSVEHGTGLSLDLIDVMARQGTALVPTMINIATFGNIADRARDKFPGYAKHMLALRDGFPDVVRAAYEAGVPVYVGTDAGGGISHGLAAREMLLLHERAGMPAADVLRAASWGARDWLGFPGLVEGGLADLVVYPSDPRRDLRVVEAPQRIVLRGRIVR; this is encoded by the coding sequence ATGACGGCTTGGCACGTACACGGTGTGGTGCTGCCCGACGACGAGGTACGCGACCTGTGGTTGGTCGGCGACCGGGTGACGTACGAGCCGGTCGCCGGCGCCACCACGATCGCCGACGGCGGGTTCGTCCTGCCCGGCCTCGTCGACGCCCACTGCCACATCGGCATCGCCCCGGGCGGTGCCCCGATCCGGTCGCTCGACCAGGCCCGGGAGTTGGCCGCCGTCGACCGGGACGCCGGGGTACTGGCCATCCGGGACGCCGGCTCGCCGTACCCGTACCCGGAACTCGACGACGAACCCGGGCTGCCGCGACTGGCCCGTGCCGGCCGGCACGTCGCGCCGCCCCGGCGCTACCTGCGTGACATCGGCGTGGAGGTGGCGGCGGCGGACGTACCGGCCACCGTCACCGCGCAGGCGCGGGCGGGCAACGGCTGGGTGAAGCTGGTCGGCGACTGGATCGAGCGCGACGCCGGCGATCTCGCGCCGGCCTGGGACGCCGCGACGCTGGCCGCCGCCGTCGACGCCGCGCACGCCGCCGGTGCCCGGATCGCGGTGCACACCTTCTCCGAGTCGGCCGTCGAGATCATGGTGCGGGCCGGCGTCGACTCGGTCGAACACGGCACCGGCCTGAGCCTCGACCTGATCGACGTGATGGCCCGACAGGGGACCGCGCTCGTTCCCACGATGATCAACATCGCCACGTTCGGCAACATCGCCGACCGGGCGCGGGACAAGTTCCCCGGGTACGCCAAGCACATGCTCGCGCTGCGCGACGGCTTCCCCGACGTGGTCCGGGCGGCGTACGAGGCGGGGGTGCCGGTCTACGTCGGCACCGACGCCGGCGGCGGGATCTCGCACGGGCTGGCCGCCCGGGAGATGCTCCTGCTGCACGAGCGGGCCGGGATGCCGGCCGCCGACGTGCTGCGGGCCGCGTCCTGGGGCGCCCGGGACTGGCTGGGCTTCCCCGGCCTGGTCGAGGGCGGCCTCGCCGACCTGGTGGTCTATCCGAGCGACCCGCGCCGCGACCTGCGGGTCGTCGAGGCGCCGCAGCGGATCGTGCTGCGCGGCCGGATCGTCCGCTGA